The following nucleotide sequence is from Vulpes lagopus strain Blue_001 chromosome 1, ASM1834538v1, whole genome shotgun sequence.
GTACAGGCAGTGGTGATATCCAGGAGGTATGGACTGAATGGTGTCCCCCCACCGTCCCAATTTGTATGTCAAAGTTTTAACCAGTAATTCATCAGAATGTGACCATCTTTGGAGATAggacctttaaagaggtaatttcATTACAATGGGGTCACTGGGGGTGAGCCCAAATGCAGTTTGACTGCTGTTCTTAaaaaagagattaggacacagacacacacagaaggaggaCCGTGTGGAGGTACAGGGAGAAGGCAGCTACCTACAAGCCAAGAaaggccttgatctcagacttctagcctccagaactgtgagagagtaAATTTCTGTAGTTTCAGCCACCCCATCCATGACCTGAGCAGGTGAATATACCTGAGAGAGAcagctctctctcttcctgctcatgcttgGCATGCATAGCCTTCCTGAGGGTTGACCCTCAGTGGGTCATTCTGGGTTTTGCTGGGTTTGCTTTCTGAAGCATGCTCTTTAgaattcatgacagagagaattGTCTTTAAAGTCAAGCTTTTGACTTTTTAATGTGCTGGTTCTCTTGGAAATCAAGGGGCTAAACCCTGGTTCCCATGAACagtatttgaaaagataacaGAGAAAGGGCTCAATGGTGGCATCCCTATAGTCTACATAAAGTCTGGGGGAAtcaaggaaaaaggagagaagaagagagctTAGATTCTATAGAGTTCTTGTCAGGCCTCTGTGTCCCAGACAGTTTGGAGCATGAGAAGGCAGAAGCAACTTGTTCTTGCTTCCAGATAAATCCTGTGGCCGTGGCAAAGTTCTACAGGAAGTGTCCCTGCACCAGCCCGAAGAGCAAAGGGGAACCTGAGATGGACCTAGGCGGCAGGGTCCGAGCACCCCTTGCTTCCCCTGGTGCACatgagcttctttttttaaaatatatatattttatttatttattcatgagaggcacacagagagaggcagagacacgggcagagggagaaggaggctccatgcagggagtccgacgtgggactcgaacccgggtctccaggatcatgccctgggctgaaggcggcgctaaaccactgagccacgggggctgccctgcacATGAGCTTCTGACGGGACACAGAGCAGGCTAGGAAAACAGCAGCAGTCTGATGGAGCTGGCCACCAGAACGTGGAGGTCGCCTGAGCTGGAACTGGCCACGGAGACGTGCGCACCAGCAGCAAATGCTGGAAACCACACTGGTGACTAACAGCAGGCATGAGAATCTggcttcccctccctcctggcctgggGGTGTGCCCTGGCTTCCCTCAAAAACACAGATGCCACCTAGAGGAGAATGGGGGAGAGGAACGACCTGAATTGATTGAAAATATGTGATGGGACAGAGTCCAAGCTGAACTGGCAAGATAAAGTGTGCTACTGTTAGGTACGGCGGCACCTGAGGATAGTAAGCAGGTTCAGTTACCAAAAAGTCACGGTGGAAGGTCTGCTCGGCTGAGGTTGTAGTTTATGAAGTTCATGCTCATGACAGCCAGTAAGAACCAACACGGAGCCAGGGTGAAGAGAGGGGAAGTTGAGGAAAGATAAGATGGTTTGGGAAGGACCAGGAACACCAGAGGAGGGCTGGATTCCACGGCGGGCCTGGTGTCCTCCTGGGCAGCACCTCCAAACCAGGTGCAGActctcagcccccccccccccccacacacacacaccagtaaCGCTCTGCAATCACAGCTCCCAACCCGAAGAGCTGACCTGATGGTCAGAATCAGTACTCTTCTTCTGAGCAAAGTATTTCACAAAGGTCGAGGAGGATAGTAGGTAAGATTGCTTTATTTCACAGGGCAAAGGGTATGTGATGCCCCACTGGATGCTACGTGAAGCCTTAGAAGCCCACTATGCAGGTGTTCAGTGCTGGCCACAAgagctgctccccctcctctaATTACGGCTTGTGGTAACCAGGCACAGGCAGGGGACGACCCTGGGTGCCATGTGGACTAAGCTGTTCTGCCCCAACTCTCCTCCAAATATGCCCCCTTTAGCCAGTAAGGGCCTTTTATCAAAAGCTTTGTGGTTTCCATGAAGAGATGACTATGCATGACAGCTTCTGCCCCAAATCACCACGGAACTTGCACTGTTTTTTGGTTAAACCGCCCTTTAAAAGCTGACCAAAGAAAAGACCATTGATTGTGACACTGTCTAAATCCCAACTGCTGTTTCCACACGGTCAGACCCGGTGACCACGCACATTCTTCTGGATTAATAATGAAAGCCTAAAAAGCCGAGAAAAGCTGCACGGGCACAGGCCGgctggctctgccctcaggagCCCTCACCACCAGCTCCTGTTGCCTTTCCTGACATGTGGGGCTCTTCACATCTTGGAGAGCCTGATGTCATAGGTGACCATGTTGAAGTTGTCCCAGGCGAAGAGCTTCTTCTCCAGGGGGTTGTAGTCAATCATGCTGCTGTACTTGTAGCGGTTCTTGAAGGGGATGCTCAGGACCCTGCTGCGCCCCGTGCCTGTGTCATAGGCGAAGTTGACGGTGGCATCCGGGGAGGAGTAGCTGCTGATGGTGTACAGGTGGCCGCAGATGACGAAGGCATTGGCCACGGACTGCTTCCGGATGTTAGTCTCCCAGGTCTGTTCAAGCTCCAGACTCTCTGGGTTCAGTTTGGAGAGGACAATGGCACCTTTGGCCTCCTGGGTGCTGTAGATGACCCAGAGGCCTGACTCGTCCACAGCCAGGTCGATGTCCGTGTAGCCGCCCCACGAATACGGGAACTGTCCGTGGTAGCCGGCCCCGGGAATCTCCCTCTCGGCCTTCACCGTCTCCGCGGTCAGCTCGTAGCGGACCACCGTGCTGGACCCAGCCCCCTGGAAGTAGAGGCTGCCCCGGTACACCACGGCGCCCGTGCTTTCCAGCGGCCTGGGCAGCACGTGCACCTTGGAGGGGTAGCCCTGCAGGAACTGGCTGGCCAGCTCGTACTCGAACACCTGCCGGATGTCCGTGCCCACCGTGTCGATTCTCCACGTGGTCTCCCGGGTGTGCGGGTAGGTGGGCTTCGGGTCTCTCATCCACACCCCGTACTTGCCCGTGATTGTCTCAGCGGTCCTCAGGGTGAGCGGCTCTCCTACCCAAACCAGTTCTCCGCATCCTGGAGAATTAAAGACAGACATCACGCCGATCGCTTTGCCACCACCTTCCCGCCACGTGGCCATGTGGCAGAGCCACTAAGAGCCAGAAGCCCAGACACAGAGCGTCCAGGTTTAAATCCGGGCTCTGCCGCCCGCTGGCTGGCGGGGTGACTTGCAGGTCCCTCAACCTTGGCTCTGTCATTATTTGTGAAAGGGGATAGTGTTTTGGGTAGTAGGGATGTTGTAAATGTTAAATGTGACTACACGTGTTAGGTACTGGGTAGAGAGTAAATGCCCAGTAAGTATTATGTGATCAATGTGTCATATGAATTGAACTTCTTCTCGGTATCAGGTGTATAGATGAAGGCTACACAGAGGCTTCAAACCGTATTTCTAATCTTTGATTGAAGCCTGGCAGGAACTCACGAGTTCGTTATACTACTCTTTATAACTTCCATATctgatttacttcattttaaaaaatgaaacaggagtacccaggtggttcagtcagttaagcatctgccttcggctcaggttatgatctgtcgtggggctccctgctcagtggggagtctgctcctccctctcccccacccccaacttgtgtgcacgtgtgctcatgctctctctctctaataaataatcttttttaaaaaaatatttaatttatttattcatgagagacacacagagaggcagagacacaggcagagggagaagcagattccctgaggggagcctgatgcgggactcatcccaggaccccgggatcatgcccggagccgaaggcagatgcttaaccactgagcaacccaggtgtccctaataaatattcttaataaaaatgaaacaaaaatcaagtCATTATAAGAAACTCAATAAAACAAAGTTCTTCAAGCCCAAACCAATGGACCACATAGTTCAGGCATCATTTTAATACAGTAAAAcctgaacataatttttaaaatgtaaagatgatTGAAAACTTAGATTTAGCGGAAGCAAACATAACAGATCTCTGTGCTTTTTTCAATTTACTCTCAGAAGCTGGGAAGTCTTTGCTCCTCATGTCTCAGGGAATTGCATTTTAAATACTTCAGAACGTCCCCATAGCCATGCATTGCTCTTTTGCTGGGAATAATTGTCAATAACACAGATTGTCCCAGTTTCTGAAAACCACAGCCAGCCTTAAAGTCAGGCTTTCAGGGAACACTTTGGAGAGGGGTGATTGTACTTTCCCTCAGTACCCAAAGTTCACAAAAGATACCTTTTCTGAGTATATACTATGTGCTGAGATGGTGCATGGTGTCATCTGGCCCTAAGATCAAGAAAGATATGAAGGATCTACTAAAAAAATGTAACTAACTCTATATGGCAATCCAGTGGGTGAAATAAACCCATCTCTCCTCTTCCCCGAGGGCAGCCCAGCTGAGCCCACAATCCCTGAGTGGGTGGTGAGACACAGGGCTGTGCTAGGAAAGGCGGACTCCCTGCCAGCATGCCCTGGAAAGGGAGCAGAGAAGGggctcatccccaccccctcccctgcctcttgcCAGGCTGACCTGTGGTCCGCCTTCCCCCCAAAGTGGGCGGACCAACTCTGAACACAACCAGGCACAGATAAAGACCATGTATGTGCAAAAGGGAGGACATTTAGCTTTATACCAGAGTCTCCCTCCTCATTCCTGGGATGGCCAGATGGACTCTCCTTCAGGATTCGGGAGGCAGGAACCTCAGTTAACTCTGACTTTAGTTCCTGGAAGTTCACGGTGTCCACGTTCCATTTCGAAACTGTATTAAAAGAAAGAGACGAACTTGTACCATGAGGAAAAACGGCCCAATGACTATGCTGAGGATGGTATTTAATAGGCTTTCAAAGATATGACggtgtttgggttttgttttaagataataactatgtaggggcgcctggctggttcagtcagaggagcatgtgacttcTGATCTTGGGGGCCATGGGTTcaaagctccatgttgggtatagagattacttaaataaataaaactttaaaaaagatttaaaaacaataaatatgtagTGTCGGGGGTGGAAGTAAAACAAAACTGGCCTCAGCAGACAACTGTTGGAACTGGGTGATGGTACAACAGGGTTCGTGTTGTCCTTGATACTTTTGTGAATGTTTGAATAATGTCCATAACACCAagctcccagggcacctgggtggctcagtcagttaagtgtctgcctttggctcaggtcatgatcccagggtcatgagatcaaatcctgagtttggctccctgctcagcggggagtctgctcctcctcgtccctctcctccttctcccagctcatgctctctctcacgctctctctctcaaataaataaatacaatcttaaaaaaaagaagctcgcAAAAATAGTAAATTGCATAGCGATGTGCCTTGCACAGAATAGGGTATTCAAAATAAAGTAAGCTTGTACACAATTCAAATAATTCCCTAATTTATGAGCAGGTGAGGTGTGATTCAGGGATATTGAGAAGAAGATCCTCGCATCTTCTGGGATACCTGAAATTCAACAATTAACAATTCTGTGCCTGACATAAGGTTCTTTTCCCTGTCATAATGCAATCATTCCTGTGAGAGGTAACATATTCAGCTTTACATCCTCAGTTGACCTATCAGATTCCTTTCTGAGGCCATTCTTGGACAAGGACAAAGTGTCCAGGATTCCTACAGGAATttgtgggcagggtgggggttgCCCATGTTGaatggaaggggtggggaggacacTGGTTAGACATGAAGTTGCCACACTGTGTCACATTTCGCTACTTTGGTCTAGGATTAGGCTTATACAGGAGTCCTTGAATACAACAAAAGAGCAAGAGCCACGAGGGGCATGctttgctgtttaaaatgtaGGTTTATGACTCAGGTATGGTGAAGCCAACAGATGAGTTGGTTGCTAATGGGAAGACAGTTTATTATACTCACTGCTCCCAAGGGGCAAGGACACCCACACCATAGGGGCCATATGGGACAGCCCCAGGGTCACTCAGGAGGGAGTGGAAACACTGCAAGAGCCTTCATTGCTTTTCCTGTAGGAAGGAACGGGTGAGGCCGGGCACACAGGTTTAGGATTGGCTAATGTGAATAACTCTGGCAAACTCCCTGAGGTGAgctgtttcttttccttggtaCCTTTCTTCAGACCATCACAGACTATTCCTCGGAATAATTCAAACTGCTTTAATTGTTTCAATGAATTCTCAGAATACTGGAGCTGGTTTCAGGTAGTGTAAGGTGATAAATACTGCAGTGGCATCTGTACAAAACTTCCAGAGAGTTCCCTTGCCCCCCATCCAGTTCCCACCCTTTAGCTCTGTGACCCACAGTTACTATACAAGGGATACCCCTGTGCCAGCTCCTTCCTTTGTGCATCTGATGCCCATTGTTTTATTCTGTGAATGTGGCTAAGATGATCATGTAGCTTAGTGACTTACTGAGAAATAGATATATACTGAGAAAAGTAAGTGAATACACCTACTGATCAATgagaagaaaattgagaaaaattccCACTTCAGGCACAGAGGGGataaagaaagtagagaaaacaaacccaaacagcCATTTTCCAGGGTGACTTCTATGAAGATAGCTAAAATGCTGAAATATTGAAAACAGACCCTTGTGAAAAGAGATGATGAACAGGTATTTATAGCTCGtcccacatttctttctttctttctttcttttttttaagattttatttattcatgtgagacacacagagagaagcagagacaggcagaaggagaagcaggctccatgcagggagcctgatgtgggacttgatcctgggactccaggattgggccctgggctgaaggcggcgctaaactgctgagccacctgggctgccctgtcccaCGTTTCAAAGCAGTTTCATAGAAATTATTTATGTGATCTGATACCTTCACAACTTTCTTCAGGACTGCAGTCTGCAGCTAATTTAGTTATTGCCACCACTTACCAAGCGCCTCCTATGAGCCGGGTCCTGTGCTCATTCCCTCTGTTCCACATAACAGTCCTGACGTGGATGATAGCACCTTcgttttgcagaagaggaaactgaggctcagagaggttaagtaacttgcccaaggtcacacagctgcttaGTGGTGGACTAGGACTTGAGCCCACGTCTGCCAAGGTCATGGCAGTTGTGATCCTTTCTACCTGTGGCGGGGAGGTTTGCCAGTTATAAATGAATTGCCCCTTGGTGCCAAAAGGAGCACTTCCCTAGATGCTCTCTGGAAAACGAGGATTTCTCCTTGAAAGTGGGCGCGATGTCCAGCTTTGTCAGGAGAGGGCGCCGGAGGCACGCTGTGGGCGCGAGGCCGGGCTGCAGCCGCGGGACCGTGGGCGGTGCGCGTGCCAGGGGGTCGGCTGGGGCGCGGCCCCAGCTCCTCGGGGACCCTGCAGCCGCAGCCTGGCCATGAGCTTGCCGCAGCCCTGTCACACAGGACCCTGCGTCCCTGCACGCGGATGCCCGCTCTGCCCGCTCTCCACCTCCAGCCTGGACAAACCCGCCAGCTTCTCCCCTCTCCATGCagacctcccctctcccctgggcCAGACCTTACCTTCCGCAGTGAGGCCTGCACCCCTGGCCCAGCTGTCCTTCCTCTGGAACACCCCCCCGCTGTGGGATGTACTTACATCTCATAGTTGCTCTTTCATCCCACTTAAATTCTTTATGTTTTTGATACAGAACTTACGACTTATAAGATTTAATAATGATCGGTCGTTGGAACCACACCTGATGTGCTTTCTTGGGAGTAAACAAGAACCACAGTGAAGCATAATGTCAGGGAATGGCTTTCACGCTGACCGCTCGGCCCTTCTCAGTTGGCAGGCGGCCGGGTGGATGACAAGGCCGCTGGCCGCTTCCCGCTTGTGTCAGCCAGGAGCACCTGGCAGTGGGCAGCTCCCAGAGCAGAGCTGTCTGGCCTGAGGACAGAAGCCTGCGGGAGAGGATGCGCAGCCCAAACGCTGGGAAGCAGTTGTGTGAAGGAGCCTGGGCCCGGCCCCAGGTCACAGCTTCCTACTGTGGGCCTGCCGCATACCAGGTGCGCGACCCTGGCCAacttactcaacctctctgagcctcagtgttctcagcTCAAACTACAAATGAAATGTCCTTAATAAACATGTGTCAGAATTAAAATTTCTCTGGAATGTTTAAAAATCACTCCTATTTCATCCTGAATGtggggagaaaacaaaaagaggatATGAAAATATTAAGGACTGTACTGTATCTAATAGCCAAAAAATTTTAgggcttttatttgtttctattaaaATTCAGTCCCTCTGTGGTTGAAAAGCTCATGCCTCTtacaaaattttggaaatttttggcATGCTCTGCCTTATGTCCCTTACCTCTGCTTTGCAGACACGTTCTAGGGAGCTTAACCTAGAAGCTTCCCAGGAAAGTGAAGATTAGCTAGCAATCCTGGATGTTGCTCTAACACGTACTGTCTCTAGGATCAATGTGTGTTACAAAAGTGTTATGAACATGTTGATGTTTTAATCATTAGGTGACATGCTAAAACAGCGCAGCTCAAGGAAGCGAAGCCCTTCATAGTTGCGATCGATGCAATGCATGGCCACTCTGTGCAGGCTCTGTACTAGATGCTTCTCCCTGTTAATTCTAATCTGCATCATAACCCTACAAGGGATTATTATCTTCAGCACTTGCATGGAGCACCTCTGGTGCTCTTCTTTCGTATCCTGCCGACCTTTTCCCAATCATTTCTGCAGCAGCCTACCTTGTGCCAACATTACCTGCCAGGACACTGCCTCATCTGCCCTGCTCCGGCTTCTCTGACTCTCTGCaagagccagcctggtgcccatATCTGTGCATCATGCAAGTGGGATATCTCTTTGGCCAGCA
It contains:
- the MYOC gene encoding myocilin — its product is MPTAQLLLLACLLWGLEARTAQLRKANDRSGRCQYIFSVASPNESSCPEQGQAMSAIQDLQRDLESTKARLSSLEGLLHQLTLGQAAGPSESQEGLHRELGTLRREREQLETQARELEVAYSNLLRDKSALEEEKRRLGEENEDLAQRLEHSSQEVARLRRGQCPQAHSSSQDLPAGSREVSKWNVDTVNFQELKSELTEVPASRILKESPSGHPRNEEGDSGCGELVWVGEPLTLRTAETITGKYGVWMRDPKPTYPHTRETTWRIDTVGTDIRQVFEYELASQFLQGYPSKVHVLPRPLESTGAVVYRGSLYFQGAGSSTVVRYELTAETVKAEREIPGAGYHGQFPYSWGGYTDIDLAVDESGLWVIYSTQEAKGAIVLSKLNPESLELEQTWETNIRKQSVANAFVICGHLYTISSYSSPDATVNFAYDTGTGRSRVLSIPFKNRYKYSSMIDYNPLEKKLFAWDNFNMVTYDIRLSKM